In the genome of Paenibacillus pabuli, one region contains:
- a CDS encoding GntR family transcriptional regulator: MLFPSSWLQGASRGEAIACELRLRIISGTLRPGEVLSENRIAADFDSSRSPVREALRTLSNEGLIRLERMGVVVIGLKIKDVEELYDVRFLIESFVQQRLAGDVPEQLITQLSNVIDKMDLAGRHQDAVEFAYQDLTFHETIIEAAQHSRILHLWRSIRYVVMTVMLLTTRRVFIQGEKKVSAVIGKHRLLVEALESGDKTRIQSGVRTYFQDSGKTLHESFDS, encoded by the coding sequence ATGCTGTTTCCTTCATCCTGGCTTCAGGGAGCATCCCGCGGGGAAGCGATTGCCTGCGAATTAAGACTGCGGATCATTAGTGGAACCCTTCGCCCTGGCGAAGTTTTGTCAGAAAATCGAATTGCCGCTGATTTTGACAGCAGTCGGTCACCTGTACGTGAAGCGTTAAGAACATTGTCGAATGAAGGACTTATTCGGCTGGAGCGCATGGGTGTCGTTGTCATTGGGTTGAAAATTAAAGATGTCGAGGAATTGTACGATGTGCGTTTTCTGATTGAAAGTTTTGTGCAGCAGCGACTTGCGGGGGATGTCCCAGAGCAATTGATTACCCAGTTAAGCAATGTGATAGACAAAATGGACTTGGCTGGCCGCCATCAAGATGCAGTTGAATTTGCATATCAGGATCTCACTTTTCATGAGACTATTATTGAAGCCGCCCAGCACTCGCGTATCTTGCATCTATGGAGAAGCATTCGTTATGTTGTCATGACGGTCATGCTGCTCACCACCCGCAGAGTCTTTATTCAGGGCGAGAAGAAAGTAAGCGCTGTAATCGGCAAACACCGTTTGCTGGTAGAGGCACTTGAATCAGGTGATAAAACACGCATCCAATCTGGAGTCCGCACGTATTTCCAGGATTCAGGCAAGACATTGCACGAAAGCTTTGATTCCTAA